A window from Zingiber officinale cultivar Zhangliang chromosome 7A, Zo_v1.1, whole genome shotgun sequence encodes these proteins:
- the LOC122001030 gene encoding U-box domain-containing protein 26-like has protein sequence MSIPHLFRCPISLEIFTDPVTLSTGQTYDRPSIEKWLADGNLTCPVTMQRLTDTTLIPNHALCHLIDQWLLADAGDSCHHPVQFPDAADFSLVALRRELLSPTTLPSEKLEMARKVHVLSVESDVGRACLVQLGFFPLLLQLLFQLTPGGTLLDAEFAGALLGCVLSLSVSAPLYPLNMLKEEESTLSSLVHLFDRGNAEIKISLCHLLEVIATSSATHELCSIVVDRSPRILQILVSMLGDKLSTFKASQAAVRATAALCSSSESNRRRAIGEGAVDGLIAHLLSNCCARRNAAPALAALAALELLLGLEAGKKALLENPSGVRALVKMVFRVSTGHEGSEHALGSLLAICGESERARAAATSAGAVTQLLLLLQSQCGAASKAKSRTLLKMLRASWNGETRGLL, from the coding sequence ATGAGCATTCCTCATTTGTTCAGATGCCCAATAAGCCTTGAAATCTTCACGGATCCAGTCACTCTGAGCACCGGTCAGACCTACGATAGGCCGAGCATCGAGAAGTGGCTCGCCGACGGCAACCTGACGTGCCCCGTCACAATGCAGAGGCTCACCGATACCACATTGATCCCCAACCATGCCCTCTGCCATCTTATCGACCAGTGGCTCCTCGCTGACGCCGGAGACAGCTGCCACCACCCTGTGCAGTTTCCCGATGCCGCCGATTTCTCACTGGTCGCGCTCCGAAGGGAACTCCTCTCGCCGACCACGTTGCCGTCGGAGAAGCTGGAGATGGCCAGGAAAGTCCACGTTCTGTCCGTGGAGTCTGACGTCGGCCGGGCATGCTTGGTTCAACTTggcttctttcctttgctgcTTCAGCTTCTGTTCCAACTTACCCCGGGAGGAACCCTCCTCGACGCCGAGTTCGCCGGAGCGTTGCTCGGCTGCGTTCTGAGCTTGTCGGTCTCCGCTCCTTTGTATCCGCTCAACATGCTGAAGGAGGAAGAATCGACTTTGTCTTCGCTGGTGCACCTCTTTGACCGAGGCAATGCCGAGATCAAGATCAGCTTATGTCATCTCCTCGAAGTCATAGCTACTTCTTCTGCCACCCACGAGCTCTGCTCAATCGTCGTCGACCGGTCGCCGCGGATCTTGCAGATTCTAGTTTCTATGCTCGGCGACAAGTTGAGTACTTTCAAAGCGTCGCAGGCGGCCGTTCGCGCCACGGCGGCTCTGTGCTCGTCTTCGGAGAGCAACCGGCGCCGTGCGATCGGGGAAGGCGCGGTGGACGGCCTCATCGCGCACCTGCTGTCGAATTGCTGCGCGCGGCGCAACGCCGCGCCGGCGTTGGCCGCGTTGGCCGCGCTGGAGCTCCTGCTGGGACTCGAGGCGGGGAAGAAAGCGCTGCTGGAGAATCCAAGCGGCGTGAGGGCCCTCGTAAAGATGGTGTTCAGGGTGTCGACGGGGCACGAAGGGAGCGAGCACGCGCTGGGTTCGCTGCTAGCCATTTGCGGCGAGTCGGAGAGGGCGAGGGCGGCGGCGACGTCCGCCGGCGCGGTGACGCAGTTGCTACTGCTGCTGCAGAGCCAGTGCGGCGCGGCATCGAAGGCCAAATCCAGGACtctgctcaagatgctgagagcTTCTTGGAATGGCGAAACAAGGGGACTGCTGTGA